The Pontibacter korlensis sequence CTGCCTTGCGTCAGTTCATCTCGGATGTAGAGTGGGGTGAACTGGACTACCTGCTGCTTGACCTTCCTCCAGGAACGTCTGACATTCACCTGACCATGGTGCAGGCGCTGCCGGTAACAGGTGCCGTTATTGTAACAACACCACAGAAAGTAGCTTTGGCTGATGCTGTAAGAGGACTGCAGATGTTCAGACAGCCACAGATAAACGTGCCAGTGTTGGGCGTTGTAGAAAATATGGCGTACTTTACACCTGCCGAGCTTCCAGAGAATAAATATTATATTTTTGGCGAAGGCGGCGGTAAGTCCCTTGCTGAAAGATACGAGGTAGCCCTGCTTGGTCAGGTGCCTATTGTACAAAGCATTCGCGAGAGCGGCGATGCCGGAACTCCTGTCGTATTGCAGAACGATTCTCCGGCTAGCGGTGTTTTCAAAGAGTTGGCTCAGTCTGTGGCCCAGCAGGTATCCCTGCGAAACGCCACTATTGCCAAAACAAAACCAGTAGAAATTAAAAGCTAAATATACATGGCAGCCACAAACGTAGATCAGGATTTCATGCTCCGCATCGAATCAGCTCTCGACCAGATTAGACCTTACCTAGAGGCCGATGGCGGGAATGTAAAGGTGCTAGAGGTAACAGACGAGATGGTGCTGAAACTGGAACTGTTGGGTGCCTGCGGCTCATGCCCTATGTCCACCATGACATTGAAGGCTGGCGTGGAACAGTCGGTGTTAAAGGCGATTCCAGAAATCAGAGCTGTAGAAGCTGTCAACGTGGCTCCTTCTGCCGTTTAAAGTTATTTTAACAGCATTCCTAAAGGTGTGGTTACTACTGTAGCCACACCTTTTTTGTTCGTATTCACCTTCTCTGCCAGGCTCTTAAATCGTCAATCAATTTTATCTGAAAGCAAAAAGACTATATTTGTATAGTGCTAACCAGAACGATCTGATACTATGATAAGAGCCAACGATCCGTCTCTCCACTCCTGGATAGAGATAGACGCAAACAGCGATTTTCCGATTCAGAACCTGCCTTTCGGTATTTTTAGAACCGCTAACCGCGATCCCCGGGTGGGCGTAGCCATTGGAGATTATATTCTGGATCTTTGCGAACTTGGCCGCCGCGATTTCTTTGAGCTCATCGACCTGGACCCAAACGTGTTTCACCGCCCTTACCTCAACGACTTTATTGCACTTGGCAAACCTATCTGGCGCGCAGTCAGAAACCGCGTGTCA is a genomic window containing:
- a CDS encoding NifU family protein, translated to MAATNVDQDFMLRIESALDQIRPYLEADGGNVKVLEVTDEMVLKLELLGACGSCPMSTMTLKAGVEQSVLKAIPEIRAVEAVNVAPSAV